From the genome of Globicephala melas chromosome 11, mGloMel1.2, whole genome shotgun sequence, one region includes:
- the FAM8A1 gene encoding protein FAM8A1, translated as MAEGPEKARGRPPGQDDGGGDHEPVPSRRGLPAAAPRPRDGPQAEPQAPGRPPAPGLGPPAAATEESEPPREPENGREAGSGSGSGPGSGSQAPAGCEAPEAAAAPREKPARLSAREYSRQVHEWLWQSYCGYLTWHSGLAAFPAYCSPQPPAPSYLAGAGAAAAPASGLPPLQLGYYNPFYFLSAAAAGPEPPASAGLTASAPVAGPGARAPHVQPPARAAPATRVGPAAASRAPSETGRQAGREYVIPSLAHRFMAEMVDFFILFFIKATIVLSIMHLSGIKDISKFAMHYIIEEIDEDTSMEDLQKMMVVALIYRLLVCFYEIICIWGAGGATPGKFLLGLRVVTCDTSVLIAPSRVLVIPSSNVSITTSTIRALIKNFSIASFFPAFITLLFFQHNRTAYDIVAGTIVVKRNGVR; from the exons ATGGCGGAGGGGCCGGAGAAAGCCCGAGGCCGCCCTCCCGGGCAGGACGACGGCGGAGGGGACCACGAGCCCGTTCCTTCCCGAAGAGGCCTTCCCGCCGCCGCCCCACGGCCCCGGGACGGGCCGCAGGCCGAACCCCAGGCTCCGGGCCGGCCCCCAGCCCCGGGCCTCGGTCCCCCCGCGGCCGCCACCGAGGAGTCGGAGCCGCCGCGCGAGCCCGAGAATGGCAGGGAGGCGGGCTCCGGCTCTGGCTCCGGCCCCGGCTCGGGCTCGCAGGCACCGGCAGGCTGCGAGGCgcccgaggcggcggcggcgccgcGGGAGAAGCCGGCGCGGCTGAGTGCCCGAGAGTACTCCCGGCAGGTGCACGAGTGGCTGTGGCAGTCCTACTGCGGCTACCTCACCTGGCACAGCGGCCTGGCCGCCTTCCCCGCCTACTGCAGCCCCCAGCCGCCCGCGCCCAGCTACCTCGCGGGCGCCGGCGCCGCCGCTGCCCCGGCCTCCGGGCTGCCGCCCCTGCAGCTGGGCTATTACAACCCCTTCTACTTCCTGAGCGCCGCGGCCGCTGGGCCCGAGCCGCCGGCCTCCGCCGGCCTCACCGCCTCGGCTCCGGTCGCCGGCCCGGGAGCCCGCGCGCCTCACGTGCAGCCGCCGGCCCGGGCAGCCCCCGCGACGAGGGTAGGACCCGCCGCTGCCTCGCGAGCCCCGAGCGAGACCGGGCGGCAGGCAG gtAGAGAGTATGTTATTCCATCCTTGGCCCACAGATTCATGGCAGAGATGGTggatttctttattctcttctttataAAAGCAACCATTGTCTTAAGCATTATGCACCTCAGTGGAATAAA GGATATCTCTAAGTTTGCTATGCATTATATAATAGAAGAAATAGATGAAGACACATCAATGGAAGACTTGCAGAAAATGATGGTTGTGGCGCTTATATACAGATTATTAGTTTGTTTCTATGAG ATAATTTGCATTTGGGGAGCAGGTGGAGCCACCCCAGGGAAGTTCCTGCTAGGGCTTCGAGTTGTGACATGCGATACGTCGGTGCTTATTGCGCCAAGTCGGGTTTTAGTGATTCCTTCCTCAAATGTTAGCATTACAAC gTCCACTATACGAGCTTTGATCAAGAATTTTTCTATTGCTTCTTTTTTCCCTGCTTTCATCACACTGCTGTTTTTTCAGCATAATCGAACAGCCTATGACATTGTAGCAGGAACCATTGTGGTAAAAAGAAATGGGGTCAGATGA